Part of the Gemmatimonadota bacterium genome, GAGCCGATGACGAGCACGGCGATCAGGATCATGCGATTGCGAATGGTTGCGAACATCGTCACTCGGACGCCCGTAGGGGCGCTTCAAGGTCCGGGTGCGCCACGGCCAGCATGGTCCGGGCGCGGTGCGAATCCACCTCCAATTGCTGCCGGAGGCTCGCCACCGAATCGAATCGGCGGATGTCACGAAGCGGCGCGACCCACTGGACGCTGACGCTTCGATCGTACAGGACCCCCTCAAAGCCGAAGAGGTGGGCCTCCAGGAGTCGGCGGCCGTCGTCGAACGTCGGCCGATGCCCCTGGTTCATCATGCCACCGAACCGACCGGCGGCGGTTTCCACCACCACCGCGTAGACACCGTCGGGTGGCAGCAACTTCCGTCGTGCGATCGCGAGGTTGCAGGTCGGAAAGCCGATCTGACGTCCCCGCCCTTCCCCGCGTTTCACCACTGCTTCGAGCGAATACGACCGGCCGAGCATCCTGGCCGCGCCGTCGAGGTCGCCGCCGGTCACTGCGCGGCGGATCGCCGTGCTCGAGACCGGGAGCCCATCGGCGAGCAGCACCGGCGGCACGACATCCACCGGAAAGCCCCGCGACGCGCCCAACGCCTGCAGCGTCGCCACATCGCCCTGCCGTCCTCGGCCGAAGCCGTGGTCGTGCCCGATCACCAACTCGCGCAGGTCACAGCGCGGCAGCAACACCTGATCGACAAACGCCGCCGGATCGAGGGCCGCCATGGCCCGGTCGAACCGCAGGGTCATCACCCGATCGATCCCGCTGGTGGCGAGGGCGGCGAGCCGTTCGGTCGTCGTGGTCAGCAGCGCCGGGGCAGCATCCGGATTCACCACCTCGAGCGGATGCGGCTCGAAGGTCACCAGCATGCTGCGCCGCCCACTGCTCACCGCACGACGACGGATCTCCGCCAGGACCGCGTGGTGTCCCCGGTGCACGCCATCGAAGGTGCCGACGGTCACCACGCTCCCGTTCATGCCGCAGGCTCCAGCACGACCTCGGGCTGCCACCGTCCATTCACCGCCCCGGCCACCGCGAGCAGCCGGCCGTCCTCGGCGAGCAGCGCCGCGTGCCCCTCCTGCGCGTCCTGCTGCGGCACCGATCGACCGAAGCCGACATCCCGCACCGCCGCCGCATCGAGCCGGACCTGCGGCAGCATCGCCACCATCTCGGCCGGGGTCCGCAGCGCCGCCAGCGAGATCTCGTCCGGCGTCACGGCATCGGCGACCGAAAAGGGGCCGATCGAGGTCCGTCGCAACGTGGCGCAATGGGCCGGCAGTCCGACGCGGCTGCCCAGGTCCCTCGCCAGCGCCCGGATGTAGGTCCCGCGGCCCACCGTCGCGTGCATCATCAGTGTCGGCGGCGTCCACTCCCCGAGCTGCAGGCGATGCACCATGACATCCACCGGTGCGAGGTCGACCGTTTCCCCAGCGCGCGCCAGCACGTACGCGCGGGTCCCACCCACATGTTTCGCCGAATAGGCCGGCGGCCGTTGCGACTGCACCCCTTCGAGTGACGCCGCCGCCTGCTCCAGCGCCTCGCGCGTCGGCCAGGCGTCGGGCTCGACCGTCATGGTCGGCGTGCCGGCGGAGTCGTCGGTGTCGGTGGCGATCCCGAAACGGACGGTGGCCTCGTACCCCTTCTCACCGGCTTCGACGAAGCGCGCGAGTCGGGTGGCCCGTCCGATCAGCACCACGAGCAGCCCGGTGGCGAAGGGATCGAGCGTGCCGGCGTGGCCGACACTGCGCGTTCCCAACTGTCGCCGTACCGCCGCCACGACATCGTGCGAGGTCCAGCCCACCGGCTTGTCAATGAGCATCCCCCCGATCAGGAGGCCTCCTCCTCGCGCTTCAGGCCCGCCAGGAGGCGATCGATCTCCAGCGCGTGCTCGAACCCGCGATCCAGCACGAAGTGCAACTCGGGGGTGATGCGAGTGGTCAGCGCCTTCGCGACAAAGCCGCGCAGGAACCCCGCCGCCCGCTGCAACCCTTCCACGGCGGCTTCACGCTCCGCCGGTTCGCCGTGCGGCACCACCCGGACCGTCGCGTGCGACAGGTCGCGAGTGACTTCCACCGCACTGACGGTCACCATCCCCACGCGGGGATCGCGCACCTCGCCGCGCAACAGCGCCTCGGCGAGCACCGCCCGGATCGTCTCACCCACCTGCTCCGGGCGGCGCGAATTCCCCTTTCCTGCCATGGCTTAGTCCTGTGCAGCCGAGGCCGCGAGCGTGCGCTTGACCTCTTCGGTCCGGAACGCCTCGATCACGTCGCCGACCTTCACGTCGTTGAAGTTCTCGATGCCGATACCGCACTCGAGGCCTTCGCGGACTTCCTTGGCGTCGTCCTTGAACCGCTTGAGCGAGCCGAGGTTGCCGGTGTAGACCACCGAGCCGTCGCGGAGGAGCCGCACCCGCGCCGTGCGCGGAATGATGCCGCTCCGGACCATGCAGCCGGCGATGGTGCCGACGCGCGTGACCTTGAACACCTCGCGCACTTCGGCTTCGCCGAGGATGGTTTCCTTCTCTTCCGGCTTGAGCAGGCCTTCGAGCGCGTTCTTCACGTCCTCGACGGCCTCGTAGATGATCCGGTACGTCCGGATGTCCACGCCCTCGCGTTCCGCCGCCGAGCGCGCATTGGCGTCGGGACGGACGTGGAAGCCGAGGATGATCGCGCCCGAGGCCTTCGCGAGCAGCACGTCGGACTCGGAGATCTGGCCGACGCCGCGGTGGACGATGTCCACGCGCACTTCGTTGGTGCCGAGCTGGGCGAGCGAGTCGGCGAGTGCTTCCGCCGGGCCGCCCTGGTCGGCCTTGATGATGATCCGCAGCTGCGAGACGGCGCCTTCCTTCAGCGCGCGCGAGATATCCTCGAGCGTGCCACCGCGCGCCGAGCGCCGGTTCTGCGCCTCGCGTTCGAGCCGCTGCCGCTTCTGCGCGATGTCACGCGCCTCGACGGCGTCGGTCATGGCGATGAAGGTGTCACCGGCGGCCGGCACGCCCTCGAAGCCGAGGACCTGCACCGGGATCGACGGCCCGGCCGACTTCACGGCCTTGCCACGCTCGTCGTACAGCGCGCGGACACGACCCGAGTACTTGCCGCAGATGAAGTTCTCGCCGACGCGGAGGGTGCCCTTCTGGACCAGGATGGTCGCGAGGGGTCCCTTGCCGGCGTCGAGCGTCGCTTCGATGACGGTGCCGTGGGCCTTGGCATCGGCATTGGCCTTGAGCTCGAGGATTTCGGCCTGGAGGAGCAGCTGCTCCAGCAGTTCCGGAATCCCGGTGCCCTTCTTGGCCGAGATCATCGAGTGCAGGGTGGTGCCACCGAACTCTTCGAGCACCACGCTGTGCTGCAAGAGGTCCTGCTTGACCTTGCCGGGGTTCGCCGTCGGGAGGTCGATCTTGTTGATCGCGACGACGATCGGCACGCCGGCGTTCTTGGCGTGCGAGATCGCTTCGATCGTCTGCGGCATCACCTGGTCATCGGCCGCCACGACGAGCACGACGATGTCCGTCACCTGCGCGCCACGGGCACGCATCGCGGTGAAGGCCTGGTGGCCCGGGGTGTCGAGGAAGGTGATCGACTTGCCACCCATTTCGATGTGGTAGGCGCCGATGTGCTGCGTGATGCCACCGGCCTCGCCGGCGACCACGTTGGCCTTCCGGATGTAGTCGAGCAACGACGTCTTGCCGTGGTCGACGTGACCCATGATGGTGACGACCGGCGGCCGGGGCGTGAGGGTGCCCTCTTCCTCCACCTCTTCCTCGACGACCTCGGCGTGATACTCCTCTTCGCGCACGGCCTGGAAGCCGAACTCGGAGGCGATCAGTTCGATCTGGTCGAAGTCGAGCCGCTGGTTCACCGTGACCATCAGGCCGAGTTCCTTGAACGCGAACGCGACGATCTGATTGGCCGGCACCTTCATCGCCTCGGCGAGCTCGCTCACCGAGATGAATTCGTTGACGCGAATGATCGTCTTCTCGCGCTCCTTCTCCTCGGCGGCGCGCGACGCGATGATGTCGCGGTACGACGGCTCGTCGGAGCGGATCTTCCGGCGCGGCGCGGGGCCCTTCATCCCGTGCAGCGTCTTCAGGATGTTGGCTTGCACCTGATCCTGATCGACGAAGCTCTTCTTCCCCTTCTTGCCCGGCCCCTTCTTGCGGCCACCACCCGGCTGCGCGTCAGGCCCGAAGGTGCGCGGCGCGGTCGAACCGGCGTTGCCCACCTGCGTCGGGATCGCGCCACTGCCACCACCGCCCCCAGAGCCGCCACGGCCCTGCGACGGATTGCTGGACGAAAAGACCGGGCGCGGACGGCCACCAGGACCGCTCTGCCCGCCGGAGGAGTGACTGGTGCCGGGCGCCGGGCGCTGCACGCGCGGCGGAATGAACGGCTTGGCCGGACCACCCGCCGAGGTGCCGCTGGCGGCAGGCGGTGGGGTGGTCGGACGTGAAGGCTGCGGGCGCGGCGGCATCGGCGGCAGCGGCGGGCGCACGGGGGCGGCCACCGGTTCAGTCGCTGGTGCGGCATCGGCGGCCACAGGCGATGCCCCCGATTCGGCCGACTCGGCCGCGGGCGGCTCGACGACGGTCGGTTCCGGCTCCGGCGGAGCGGGCGGCAGGTCCTTGAAGAGCAGCTTGGCGCGCTCCTCGAGCGAGAGCACCGGCTTGGCCTCGGCGACCGGGACCTCGAGGACGAGCGGCTCGAGATCGAGCAGGCCACCGCGGGCGGCGACTTCCTCGGCCTCTTCGGCGGCCTTGGCCTCGGCCTCGGCGACTTCGGCGGCGGTGCGGCGACGGCGAACCGGCTTGGCATCCGCCGGCGCGGGGGCAGGCGCGGCCTCGGCCACCTTGCGACGCCCCTTCTTCGGGGCCGGCGCTTCGGCTGCCTTCCGCTTTTCCCGCTCCCAACGCACCCGCGCCGCCGCCACCTGGTCCGGCTCCAACGCCGACAAGTGACTGCGCACGAAGATGTTCATCTCGCGCAGCATCCCCATCACCTGCTCAACGGGAACGCCAAACTCCGCGGCGAGGTCGTGCACTCTGCTCTTGACCACTCCCTACCCTCCGTCAGGTCCTGTCACGGGTCGCGATTCACGGCGAGGATTCCCGCCGCCAGCGCCCGATCCTGCACTCCCACCACCATCGTTGCGGGGCGTCCCAGCCGTGCCCCGAGCGAGTCGGCATCGGGCCCCACCAGTACCGGGACGCTGATGCCTTTGGCCAACCGCACCACCTTGTCCTGCACCCGCTGCGTGGCGTCCGATGCCACCACCACCAGCAGGCACTCGCGCCGCTGCAACAGGGCGCGTGTCCCATCCACGCCAATGCTCACGCCGCCACCGCGAACTCCCAGGCCGATCAGGCCGAGGAGACGCGCCGCCGCGTCAGGCGGGAGGGGCGTCACCCTCGGGCTCGTCCTCGGTGAGATCGGTCACGAAGCGGAGCAGTTCTTCCGCCGTGCCACCGGTCATCCCGGGGATCTTCGCGATGTCCTCGGCCTCGAGGTCGATCACGTCGTTCAGCGTGGTGTAGCCGGCCTGATCGAGAATCGCGACCAGTTCGGGCGAGAGACCCTCGAGCTGCGCCAGCGGCACGCGCGTCTCCGCTTCCTCGTCGGTCGAGGCCAGGCCGAACAACGGTCCTTCGCCACCGCGCTCCAACCACTCGCGGCTCGAATAGAGGTCGATCTTCCAGCCGGTCAGTTCCGAGGCGAGCCGCACGTTCTGCCCGTTGCGACCGATCGCCAGCGAGAGCTGGTCCTCGTCGACCACGGCCTGGATGGTCTTGGTGGCCGGATCGGAGAACACCTTCGCGACGCGGGCCGGCGCGAGCGCCAACCGGGCGAAGCGTTCCGGATCGGGCGACCAGGGGACGATGTCGATGCGCTCGCCGCCGAGCTCGTTGACCACGGCCTGCACGCGCGACCCCTTGAGGCCGACGCAGGCACCCACCGGATCGATGGCGTCGTCACGCGAGATGACGGCGACCTTGGTGCGGCTGCCGACTTCGCGGGCGATGCCGCGGATTTCCACGATCTGCTGCTGGATTTCCGGGACTTCGAGCTTGAACAGCGCCTTCACGAAGAGCGGGTCGCCACGCGAGAGAATCAGCCGCGGCCCCTTCGGGGTCTCCTCGAGGCGCTTGAGCACCGCGCGGATGGTGTCGCCCTGGCTGAACTGTTCGCGATGGTTCTGCTCGCGATACGGCACGATCGCTTCGGCTTCGCGGAAGCGGTTCAGCATGATCACGAACTTGCCGCGCTCGACCTGCTGGATCTCGCCCGAGAGCAACTCGCCGACCTTGTTGGCGAATTCGTCGCGGATGCGATTGCGCTCGCCCTCGCGGACGCGCTGGATGATCCGCTGCTTGGCGGCCTGCACGGCGAGGCGACCGAAGGCCTCGAAGGGCACTTCTTCTTCGAGGACGTCGCCGACCTGGAAGTCGGGATCCTCGAACTGCGCCTCTTCGAGCGAGACCTGCGCGCTCGCGTCTTCGACCACGTCGGACACCTGGCGGAGCCGGATGACGGAGAGGGTCCCTTGCAGTTCGTCCACGTTCAGCTCGAAGCGAACGTTGGGACCGTACTTCTTCATCAGGGCCGCATGAATGCCATCACGCAACAGATCGAGCAGTTCCGAGCGATCGAGCTGCTTGCTGCTGGACAGTTCACGAAAGGCCGACAGCATCTCGGCGGACGTCGCCATCAGGGTTCTCCTGCTTCCCGGTTGCCTTGCCTGGACCAATCGTGCACGAGGGTCGCATCGCGAATCGCCTCGAGCGCGAGGGTGGCGGTCTCGCCCCCCATGTCCAGCGTCACGTGTAGTGCATCGGGTACCGCCACGATCCGCGCCGTGCGGACGCCGGATACCCCCATCGCCTTGAGGCGCACCTCGCGCCCCACGTACCGCTGCCAATGCTCGGGGAAACGGACCGGCCGTTCGATCCCCGGCGATGACACTTCCAATTCCCACTGCGGACCGACCGCGCCGGCGGCCTCGAGCGCCGCTTCCAGCGTCCGCGAGACGAGCTGACAGTCGCTGCTGGTGACGCCGTGGCCCGGGCGTCCACCACCGGGGACGTCCATGCGAATCCGGACGACTCGCCGAGACGTCGATCCGCCCACTCGCACATCCACCAACTCGAAGCCGAGTCCGGCGATCGTCTCGCGCAGCACGTCGGTCGTGAGGAGGGGTGGCGTCACCGTCGCATCCGAAGGTGGGGGTAAAGAAAAATGTCGGGGGATACCCGACACATCGCCAACTGCACGAAAGTCCCCCCAGCACCCAAAACTACCCCCTCAGGCGGGGCCCCGGCAAGGGGACGGGAGGCCCAGATAGGCCACCATCCGGCCGTCCGTGCCGCCGCTCCCCCGGTGGGAAAAGAAGGCATCCCGCTGGGCCGAGGAGCAGTGTCCGCTGGCCGTGGCCTCGCCTACCCCGAGGGCTGCGGCCTGCTCGAGGAGGACCGCCCGGAGGTCGAGGTGCCAGGGCCCCGGCCCCTCGGCCACCAGCCCCACCCCAGTCACCACCTCGGCCCCGACCTCGTAACAGGGTCCGGAGATCGCCACCCCGGCGTGCATGACCACCTCGGAGGGCGCCACCCCGGCCTCCCGACGGAGCATTTCGAGCCCGTTCGCCAGAATGCCCGCTGCGGTGCCCCGCCAGCCGGCGTGCAGGAGGGCGACGGCCCGGCGCTCGGGAGCGACCAGGTAGACCGGGACGCAGTCGGCCACCGTGACCAGCAGGGCCAGGCCCGGGGCGGTGGTGGCGTGTCCGTCCGCGCCTTCCTGGATGGTCCACCCGTCGGTGGCCGCCGCATGCCAGAGGACGCGGTTGCCGTGGACCTGATGGGCCATCACCATGGACGGGGTGTCGGTCAGGGAGGCGCGAAAGGCTCGCCAACGCCCCATGACCTCGCCGACCGGCTGGTCGGTCCAGAGGCCGAGGTCGAACGGATGGGTTGGGTCATCGCCGCGGCCGGTGATCCCGGCCACGACATCGAAGCGCTCACGCCACCCCGGGACCTCCCATCGTGGGACGTCGCCGGGGAGGCGGCGTTCGTCAGCCCTCGACACGCTCGAGGTCGGCCCCGAGGGCAATCAGGCGCTTGTCGATGTTCTCGTAGCCGCGTTCGACCTGCCCGATGTTGTGGATGTAGCTCTCGCCATCGGCGGCGAGCGCGGCCAGCACCATCGCCATCCCGGCGCGGATATCGGGCGACTCGACCTTGCCGCCGCGGAGGGCGGAGGGGCCGCTGATGACGGCGCGGTGCGGATCGCAGAGGACGATGCGCGCGCCCATCCCGATCAGCTTGTCGACGAAGAAGAGCCGCGACTCGAACATCTTCTCGTGCATGAGGATCATCCCTTCGCACTGCGTCGCGGCGACGAGGGCGATCGACATCACGTCGGCCGGGAAGGCCGGCCAGGGGCCGTCTTCGAGCTTGGGCACGTGGCCGCCGAGGTCGGGGCGCACCCGGCGCTCCTGCCCGGAGTCGACGATGAGCTGGTCGCCGACGATGCGCGGACGAATGCCGAGGCGATCGAAGCCGAGCAGCATCGAGCGGAGGTCATCGGGGCGGACCCCATCAATGGTGATCTGCCCGTCGGTGACCGCGGCGAGGCCGATGAACGAGCCGATCTCGATGTGGTCGGGGCCGATGGCGTAGGTGCAGCCACCGAGCGGCTTGCCGCCTTCGACGACGTAGGTGTTGCTGCCGATCCCCTCGATGTGGGCACCCATCGCCACGAGGACCAGGGCGGTATCCTGCACGTGCGGCTCGGAGGCGGCGTTCCGTAGCGTGGTCCGCCCCTTGGCGGCGACGGCCGCCATCAGGGCGTTCTCGGTGCCGGTGACGCTCGGCTCGTCGAGGAAGATGTCGGCCCCGATCAGCTGCTTCGCCTCGATTTCGAAACGATCGCCGACGGTCACCGACGCGCCGAGCCGCTCGAGCGCGAGGAAGTGGGTGTCCACGCGACGGCGTCCGATGACGTCTCCCCCCGGCGGGGGCAGGGTCACCTTGCCGAATCGGGCGAGCAACGGCCCCGCGAGCAGGATCGAGGCGCGAATCCGGGTGCAGAGGACGGGATCGAGCGGCTTGGGCTTGACGCCCCGCGTATCGACGGTGACATCGTTGGGACCGGTCCATTCGACGGAGGCGCCGAGGTCGGCGATCAGTTCGAGGAGGGTCTCGACGTCCCGGATGCGCGGGATGTTCTGGAGATGGACCGGACCGTCCGCCAGCAGCGTGGCGGCGATGACGGGCAGGGCGGCGTTCTTGTTGCCAGCAGGGCGAATCGTCCCGGCCAAGGGACGTCCACCGCGAACCACAAATCGAGGGGCCATGCGGAAAGCTCGTCGGGAAGACGGGAGCACCGCAAGCGGCGCCGGACGAGCGAATTACCTTTGGGGAGAATCTCCCCGGACTGGAGCGCCATCTTATGCCCACGTGGGTCGGACCAACCGTCGCCCTGTCCCTGCTGGTGATCGCTCTCTGCTTCCTGGGGATCGCGCTGGCCGCCCTCTTTGCCCTGCGCGAAGGACTGGAACGCGGGCAATCACTCGCCAAGGAACTGGGCGAACTCCGTCGCGATCTGTCGCCACTCCTCCAGGCCTTCAGTCGGCTGGGGAAGGAAGGCGCCGACGTCCTCGACCTCGCCAAGGAAGAAGTGCGCGAGATCGTCTATACGACGCGCCGCTTCCGGAAGGATGTCGAGAAGGGGATGCAGCGGACCCAGCGCCGACTCGCCGACTTCGAGGCGGTGGTCGAAGTGGTGCAGGAAGAGGTCGAGGAGACGGCGCTCGACCTCACGACCGCGCTCCGCACGGTGCGCACCGGCACCGGGATGATCGGGCAGCTGCGACGGCTGGTCCTGCCGACGCGCCGGGGCCGCCGATGAAGTTCGCCGTGGCGTTCGCGCTGGTCGCGCTCGCCGCCCTGCTCTTCCCCGAGATGCTGCACGCCTGGACCCCGGGGACGCACATCGTCCTCGGCAAGCGGATCCTCGGTTCGCTCGAGCTGCTGCCGAGGGCGATCGCCGACCTGCTGCGCGCCTTCCCGTACGACTACCTCTATGGCAACATCGCGGCCGACACGACGATGGCGAAGAAGTTCGCCCCCGCCGATCGGCACTGCCATGCCTGGCATGTCGGGATGGAAGTGCGCGACCTGGCCGACTCCGATGCGCTCCGCGCCTTCGGCCTTGGTTACATGTCGCACCTCGCCGCCGACGTGGTGGCCCACAACCACTACGTCCCGCGCCAGCTGGTGATCACCAGCAGCACGCGGTCGATGGGGCACACCTACTGGGAGAGCCGGGCGGAGACGGTGCTGGGCGAGGCGGTGCCGAAGGCGGCGCGCGAACTGATCCGGCTCGACCACGGTTCCGCCGACCAGCACCTGGAGCGGATCCTCTCGCCGACGATCTTCTCGGTCGCGACCAACCGGAAGCT contains:
- the rbfA gene encoding 30S ribosome-binding factor RbfA, with product MAGKGNSRRPEQVGETIRAVLAEALLRGEVRDPRVGMVTVSAVEVTRDLSHATVRVVPHGEPAEREAAVEGLQRAAGFLRGFVAKALTTRITPELHFVLDRGFEHALEIDRLLAGLKREEEAS
- a CDS encoding zinc dependent phospholipase C family protein, which codes for MKFAVAFALVALAALLFPEMLHAWTPGTHIVLGKRILGSLELLPRAIADLLRAFPYDYLYGNIAADTTMAKKFAPADRHCHAWHVGMEVRDLADSDALRAFGLGYMSHLAADVVAHNHYVPRQLVITSSTRSMGHTYWESRAETVLGEAVPKAARELIRLDHGSADQHLERILSPTIFSVATNRKLFRGMVRVANSKPWQFGMQVASDQSRWDLTEELVGANLDQATANIRSVLRDEASDVLRLDPNGEGALLRSKDVRRQALVGRGRRDREWLSALADAQFGLPALDAGKVVVDPPRLKD
- the truB gene encoding tRNA pseudouridine(55) synthase TruB, with product MLIDKPVGWTSHDVVAAVRRQLGTRSVGHAGTLDPFATGLLVVLIGRATRLARFVEAGEKGYEATVRFGIATDTDDSAGTPTMTVEPDAWPTREALEQAAASLEGVQSQRPPAYSAKHVGGTRAYVLARAGETVDLAPVDVMVHRLQLGEWTPPTLMMHATVGRGTYIRALARDLGSRVGLPAHCATLRRTSIGPFSVADAVTPDEISLAALRTPAEMVAMLPQVRLDAAAVRDVGFGRSVPQQDAQEGHAALLAEDGRLLAVAGAVNGRWQPEVVLEPAA
- the murA gene encoding UDP-N-acetylglucosamine 1-carboxyvinyltransferase, with the translated sequence MAPRFVVRGGRPLAGTIRPAGNKNAALPVIAATLLADGPVHLQNIPRIRDVETLLELIADLGASVEWTGPNDVTVDTRGVKPKPLDPVLCTRIRASILLAGPLLARFGKVTLPPPGGDVIGRRRVDTHFLALERLGASVTVGDRFEIEAKQLIGADIFLDEPSVTGTENALMAAVAAKGRTTLRNAASEPHVQDTALVLVAMGAHIEGIGSNTYVVEGGKPLGGCTYAIGPDHIEIGSFIGLAAVTDGQITIDGVRPDDLRSMLLGFDRLGIRPRIVGDQLIVDSGQERRVRPDLGGHVPKLEDGPWPAFPADVMSIALVAATQCEGMILMHEKMFESRLFFVDKLIGMGARIVLCDPHRAVISGPSALRGGKVESPDIRAGMAMVLAALAADGESYIHNIGQVERGYENIDKRLIALGADLERVEG
- the infB gene encoding translation initiation factor IF-2, whose protein sequence is MVKSRVHDLAAEFGVPVEQVMGMLREMNIFVRSHLSALEPDQVAAARVRWEREKRKAAEAPAPKKGRRKVAEAAPAPAPADAKPVRRRRTAAEVAEAEAKAAEEAEEVAARGGLLDLEPLVLEVPVAEAKPVLSLEERAKLLFKDLPPAPPEPEPTVVEPPAAESAESGASPVAADAAPATEPVAAPVRPPLPPMPPRPQPSRPTTPPPAASGTSAGGPAKPFIPPRVQRPAPGTSHSSGGQSGPGGRPRPVFSSSNPSQGRGGSGGGGGSGAIPTQVGNAGSTAPRTFGPDAQPGGGRKKGPGKKGKKSFVDQDQVQANILKTLHGMKGPAPRRKIRSDEPSYRDIIASRAAEEKEREKTIIRVNEFISVSELAEAMKVPANQIVAFAFKELGLMVTVNQRLDFDQIELIASEFGFQAVREEEYHAEVVEEEVEEEGTLTPRPPVVTIMGHVDHGKTSLLDYIRKANVVAGEAGGITQHIGAYHIEMGGKSITFLDTPGHQAFTAMRARGAQVTDIVVLVVAADDQVMPQTIEAISHAKNAGVPIVVAINKIDLPTANPGKVKQDLLQHSVVLEEFGGTTLHSMISAKKGTGIPELLEQLLLQAEILELKANADAKAHGTVIEATLDAGKGPLATILVQKGTLRVGENFICGKYSGRVRALYDERGKAVKSAGPSIPVQVLGFEGVPAAGDTFIAMTDAVEARDIAQKRQRLEREAQNRRSARGGTLEDISRALKEGAVSQLRIIIKADQGGPAEALADSLAQLGTNEVRVDIVHRGVGQISESDVLLAKASGAIILGFHVRPDANARSAAEREGVDIRTYRIIYEAVEDVKNALEGLLKPEEKETILGEAEVREVFKVTRVGTIAGCMVRSGIIPRTARVRLLRDGSVVYTGNLGSLKRFKDDAKEVREGLECGIGIENFNDVKVGDVIEAFRTEEVKRTLAASAAQD
- the nusA gene encoding transcription termination factor NusA, producing MATSAEMLSAFRELSSSKQLDRSELLDLLRDGIHAALMKKYGPNVRFELNVDELQGTLSVIRLRQVSDVVEDASAQVSLEEAQFEDPDFQVGDVLEEEVPFEAFGRLAVQAAKQRIIQRVREGERNRIRDEFANKVGELLSGEIQQVERGKFVIMLNRFREAEAIVPYREQNHREQFSQGDTIRAVLKRLEETPKGPRLILSRGDPLFVKALFKLEVPEIQQQIVEIRGIAREVGSRTKVAVISRDDAIDPVGACVGLKGSRVQAVVNELGGERIDIVPWSPDPERFARLALAPARVAKVFSDPATKTIQAVVDEDQLSLAIGRNGQNVRLASELTGWKIDLYSSREWLERGGEGPLFGLASTDEEAETRVPLAQLEGLSPELVAILDQAGYTTLNDVIDLEAEDIAKIPGMTGGTAEELLRFVTDLTEDEPEGDAPPA
- a CDS encoding bifunctional riboflavin kinase/FAD synthetase — encoded protein: MNGSVVTVGTFDGVHRGHHAVLAEIRRRAVSSGRRSMLVTFEPHPLEVVNPDAAPALLTTTTERLAALATSGIDRVMTLRFDRAMAALDPAAFVDQVLLPRCDLRELVIGHDHGFGRGRQGDVATLQALGASRGFPVDVVPPVLLADGLPVSSTAIRRAVTGGDLDGAARMLGRSYSLEAVVKRGEGRGRQIGFPTCNLAIARRKLLPPDGVYAVVVETAAGRFGGMMNQGHRPTFDDGRRLLEAHLFGFEGVLYDRSVSVQWVAPLRDIRRFDSVASLRQQLEVDSHRARTMLAVAHPDLEAPLRASE
- a CDS encoding polyphenol oxidase family protein — translated: MSRADERRLPGDVPRWEVPGWRERFDVVAGITGRGDDPTHPFDLGLWTDQPVGEVMGRWRAFRASLTDTPSMVMAHQVHGNRVLWHAAATDGWTIQEGADGHATTAPGLALLVTVADCVPVYLVAPERRAVALLHAGWRGTAAGILANGLEMLRREAGVAPSEVVMHAGVAISGPCYEVGAEVVTGVGLVAEGPGPWHLDLRAVLLEQAAALGVGEATASGHCSSAQRDAFFSHRGSGGTDGRMVAYLGLPSPCRGPA
- a CDS encoding ribosomal L7Ae/L30e/S12e/Gadd45 family protein; translated protein: MTPLPPDAAARLLGLIGLGVRGGGVSIGVDGTRALLQRRECLLVVVASDATQRVQDKVVRLAKGISVPVLVGPDADSLGARLGRPATMVVGVQDRALAAGILAVNRDP